A window of the Salipiger sp. H15 genome harbors these coding sequences:
- the mfd gene encoding transcription-repair coupling factor: protein MSQSLAKTARITMGGAPEGFDARLILAEVEKTSGPVLHIARDDKRLAALREALAFFDPGMPVVTFPGWDCLPYDRVSPNPDISATRMSTLAGLVHGMPQRFVLLTTLSAAMQRIPAREVLREAAFAARVGDRVDEAALRGFLVRMGFSNAPTVHEPGDFAIRGGIIDIFPPGEGGPVRLDFFGDVLDGARRFDPVTQRTTEKLDVVELAPVSEVILDEAAITRFRQNYRIEFGTAGSDDPLYEAVSAGRKTQGMEHWLPFFHEKLETLFDYLPGAPVLMDDQITPARLARWESIEDQYGTRRHAMSQKGRLDSVYKPVPPKLLYLDEAHWDAVVGARRVVQFSPLPQASGPGVVDAGGRIGRSFAPERQQESISLFAALADHVKKQLAEGPVLIASWSEGARERLTGLIEDEGLAEAIPVMDGTRIGKRGLHLAVWGLEQGFVAPWGDPKNGQKITVISEQDVLGDRLIRAPKKRRKAENFLTEAQSLSPGDLVVHVDFGIGRYRGLEVITAAGAAHECLLLEYAEDARLYLPVENIELLSRYGHDEGLLDKLGGGAWQAKKARLKERIREMADKLIRVAAERALRKAPIIDPPPGAWESFCARFPYTETDDQMSAIEDVLGDMTSGQPMDRLICGDVGFGKTEVAMRAAFVAAMSGVQVAVIAPTTLLARQHYKGFAERFRGFPLNVAPLSRFVSAGDAAKTRDGIAKGTVDIAVGTHALLAKGIRFNNLGLLIIDEEQHFGVAHKERLKQLRSDIHVLTLTATPIPRTLQLSLSGVRDLSIIGTPPVDRLSIRTYVSEFDAITIREALLREHYRGGQSFYVVPRLSDLPEIEQFLREQVPEVSFVVAHGQMAAGELDDRMNSFYDGKYDVLLATTIVESGLDIPTANTMVVHRADMFGLAQLYQIRGRVGRSKTRAYAYLTTKPRTKLTDTAEKRLRVLGSLDTLGAGFTLASQDLDIRGAGNLLGEEQSGQMRDVGYELYQSMLEEAIAKIRSGELEGLTDDDGQWAPQINLGVPVLIPEEYVPDLDVRLGLYRRLSELTTKVELEGFAAELIDRFGKLPKEVNTLMLVVRIKAMCKHAGIAKLDGGPKGATVQFHNDKFARPEGLVEFIQAQNGLAKIKDNKIIVRRDWSSDADKIKGAFAIARDLAEKAGAIKLRKDKG, encoded by the coding sequence ATGTCCCAGTCGCTTGCCAAGACGGCCCGCATCACCATGGGCGGCGCACCCGAGGGGTTCGACGCCAGGCTCATCCTCGCCGAGGTCGAGAAGACCTCCGGCCCGGTCCTGCACATCGCGCGCGACGACAAGCGTCTCGCGGCGCTGCGCGAGGCGCTGGCCTTCTTCGATCCCGGTATGCCGGTGGTCACCTTCCCGGGATGGGACTGCCTGCCCTATGACCGGGTCTCGCCCAATCCCGACATCTCGGCCACGCGCATGTCGACGCTGGCGGGGCTGGTGCATGGCATGCCGCAGCGCTTCGTGCTGCTCACCACGCTCTCGGCCGCGATGCAGCGCATCCCCGCGCGCGAGGTGCTGCGCGAGGCGGCCTTTGCCGCGCGCGTCGGCGACCGGGTGGACGAGGCGGCGCTGCGCGGCTTCCTCGTGCGCATGGGCTTCTCCAACGCCCCCACCGTGCACGAGCCCGGCGATTTCGCGATCCGCGGCGGCATCATCGACATCTTCCCGCCGGGCGAGGGCGGGCCGGTGCGGCTCGACTTCTTCGGCGACGTGCTCGACGGGGCGCGGCGCTTCGATCCGGTCACCCAGCGCACCACGGAAAAGCTCGACGTGGTCGAGCTGGCGCCCGTCTCGGAGGTGATCCTCGACGAGGCGGCGATCACCCGCTTCCGGCAGAACTACCGCATCGAGTTCGGCACCGCCGGCTCGGACGATCCGCTCTACGAGGCGGTGAGCGCGGGGCGCAAGACGCAGGGCATGGAGCACTGGCTGCCGTTCTTCCACGAGAAGCTGGAAACGCTTTTCGACTACCTGCCCGGCGCGCCGGTGCTGATGGACGACCAGATCACCCCGGCGCGGCTGGCGCGCTGGGAAAGCATCGAGGACCAGTACGGCACGCGCCGCCACGCGATGAGCCAGAAGGGGCGGCTCGATTCGGTCTACAAGCCGGTGCCGCCGAAGCTGCTCTACCTCGACGAGGCGCATTGGGACGCCGTCGTGGGCGCGCGCCGCGTGGTGCAGTTCTCGCCGCTTCCGCAGGCCAGCGGGCCGGGCGTGGTGGACGCGGGCGGGCGCATCGGGCGCAGCTTCGCCCCCGAGCGCCAGCAGGAGAGCATCAGCCTCTTTGCCGCGCTCGCCGACCACGTGAAGAAGCAGCTGGCCGAGGGGCCGGTGCTCATCGCCTCCTGGTCCGAGGGCGCGCGCGAGCGCCTGACCGGGCTCATCGAGGACGAGGGCCTGGCCGAGGCGATCCCGGTGATGGACGGCACGCGCATCGGCAAGCGCGGGCTGCACCTTGCGGTCTGGGGGCTCGAGCAGGGTTTTGTCGCGCCTTGGGGCGATCCAAAGAACGGGCAGAAGATCACCGTGATCTCCGAGCAGGACGTGCTCGGCGACCGGCTGATCCGCGCCCCGAAGAAGCGCCGCAAGGCCGAGAACTTCCTCACCGAGGCGCAGTCGCTCAGCCCGGGCGACCTGGTGGTGCACGTCGATTTCGGCATCGGCCGCTATCGCGGGCTCGAGGTGATCACCGCCGCCGGCGCCGCGCATGAATGCCTGCTGCTGGAATATGCCGAGGACGCGCGGCTCTACCTGCCGGTCGAGAACATCGAGCTTCTGTCGCGCTACGGCCATGACGAGGGGCTGCTCGACAAGCTCGGCGGCGGTGCCTGGCAGGCCAAGAAGGCGCGGCTCAAGGAGCGCATCCGCGAGATGGCGGACAAGCTCATCCGCGTCGCGGCCGAGCGGGCGCTGCGCAAGGCGCCGATCATCGACCCGCCGCCCGGCGCCTGGGAAAGCTTCTGCGCGCGCTTCCCCTATACCGAGACCGACGACCAGATGAGCGCCATCGAGGACGTGCTCGGCGACATGACCAGCGGCCAGCCGATGGACCGGCTGATCTGCGGCGACGTCGGCTTCGGCAAGACCGAGGTGGCGATGCGCGCGGCCTTCGTCGCGGCCATGTCGGGCGTGCAGGTGGCGGTGATCGCGCCGACCACGCTGCTGGCCCGCCAGCACTACAAGGGCTTCGCCGAGCGCTTCCGCGGCTTCCCGCTGAACGTCGCGCCCCTTTCGCGTTTCGTCTCGGCGGGGGATGCGGCCAAGACCCGCGACGGCATCGCGAAGGGCACGGTCGACATCGCCGTGGGCACCCACGCGCTGCTGGCCAAGGGCATCCGCTTCAACAACCTCGGCCTGCTGATCATCGACGAGGAGCAGCACTTCGGCGTCGCCCACAAGGAGCGGCTGAAGCAACTGCGATCGGACATCCACGTGCTGACGCTGACCGCGACGCCGATCCCGCGCACGCTGCAACTGTCGCTCTCGGGGGTGCGGGACCTGTCGATCATCGGCACGCCGCCGGTCGATCGCCTGTCGATCCGCACCTATGTGTCCGAGTTCGACGCGATCACCATCCGCGAGGCGCTGCTGCGCGAGCATTACCGCGGCGGGCAGAGCTTCTACGTGGTGCCGCGTCTTTCGGATCTTCCCGAAATAGAGCAGTTCCTGCGCGAGCAGGTGCCCGAGGTCTCGTTTGTCGTGGCGCATGGCCAGATGGCGGCGGGCGAGCTCGACGACCGGATGAACTCCTTCTACGACGGCAAGTACGACGTGCTGCTGGCGACCACCATCGTTGAATCCGGCCTCGACATCCCCACCGCGAACACCATGGTCGTGCACCGCGCCGACATGTTCGGCCTTGCCCAGCTCTACCAGATCCGCGGCCGGGTCGGGCGATCGAAGACCCGCGCCTATGCCTACCTGACCACCAAGCCGCGCACCAAGCTCACCGACACCGCCGAGAAGCGGCTGCGGGTGCTGGGCTCGCTCGACACGCTGGGGGCGGGCTTCACGCTGGCCTCGCAGGATCTCGACATCCGCGGCGCGGGCAACCTCTTGGGCGAGGAACAGTCCGGCCAGATGCGCGACGTGGGCTACGAGCTCTACCAGTCGATGCTCGAGGAGGCGATCGCCAAGATCCGGTCGGGCGAGCTCGAGGGGCTGACCGACGACGACGGGCAATGGGCACCGCAGATCAACCTCGGCGTGCCGGTGCTGATCCCCGAGGAGTACGTGCCCGACCTCGACGTGCGCCTCGGCCTCTACCGGCGCCTGTCCGAGCTGACCACCAAGGTCGAGCTCGAGGGCTTCGCGGCGGAACTCATCGACCGCTTCGGCAAGCTGCCGAAGGAGGTCAACACGCTGATGCTGGTGGTACGGATCAAGGCGATGTGCAAACACGCCGGGATCGCCAAGCTCGACGGCGGGCCGAAGGGCGCGACGGTGCAGTTCCACAACGACAAGTTCGCGCGGCCCGAGGGGCTGGTCGAATTCATCCAGGCGCAGAACGGGCTGGCGAAGATCAAGGACAACAAGATCATCGTGCGCCGCGACTGGTCGAGCGACGCCGACAAGATCAAGGGCGCCTTCGCCATCGCCCGCGACCTTGCCGAGAAGGCGGGCGCGATCAAGCTGCGCAAGGACAAGGGCTGA
- a CDS encoding component of SufBCD complex: protein MDWTRLVFETIDMRSFSNLWFWIALAVAWSTTSHRVLGVPFDMVGRARKHGGQAAQDLEDMVRINVNRRLFIVEEAGLWLVALAAALLTMLASLGFWYDIELAQALFLLGFPMSLVGLLSIATAERIRGRGLSGEALWRKLTVHRFWVQVIGMISIFVTAMWGMYQNLAHGVLG, encoded by the coding sequence GTGGACTGGACCAGGCTCGTTTTCGAAACCATCGACATGCGGTCGTTCTCGAACCTGTGGTTCTGGATCGCCCTCGCCGTGGCCTGGTCGACCACCAGCCACCGGGTGCTGGGCGTGCCCTTCGACATGGTCGGCCGTGCCCGCAAGCACGGCGGGCAGGCGGCGCAGGATCTCGAGGACATGGTGCGCATCAACGTGAACCGGCGGCTCTTCATCGTCGAGGAGGCGGGGCTCTGGCTGGTCGCGCTGGCCGCGGCGCTGCTGACCATGCTGGCGAGCCTCGGGTTCTGGTACGACATCGAACTGGCGCAGGCGCTGTTCCTGCTCGGCTTCCCGATGTCGCTGGTCGGGCTGCTGAGTATCGCCACCGCCGAGCGCATCCGCGGCCGCGGGCTGAGCGGCGAGGCGCTCTGGCGCAAGCTGACGGTGCACCGCTTCTGGGTGCAGGTGATCGGCATGATCTCGATCTTCGTCACCGCCATGTGGGGCATGTACCAGAACCTCGCGCACGGCGTTCTCGGTTGA
- the hemB gene encoding porphobilinogen synthase: MKPVIAAFPATRLRRLRKSPAIRALTQQTLLTPGDFIWPVFVRDGEGIVEPIASMPRVNRLSVDKVVEAAREAHALGIPAICLFPYTDPAKKTEDCAEAWNPENLSNRATRAIKEAVPEIAVMTDVALDPYNITGHDGFTENGEIVNDRTVEALVRQALSQARAGADIIGPSDMMDGRIGAIRSALEAEGFPNVLLLSYAAKYASGFYGPFRDAVGASGALKGDKQSYQMQPGNSDEAMRLIERDLQEGADMIMVKPGMPYLDICRRAKDMFGAPTFAYQVSGEYAMLAGAFENGWLDRDKVMLESLTAFKRAGCDGVLTYFAPAAARLLNG; this comes from the coding sequence ATGAAACCCGTGATTGCCGCCTTTCCTGCCACACGTCTGCGCCGGCTGCGCAAATCTCCCGCGATCCGCGCGCTCACCCAGCAGACGCTGCTGACCCCGGGCGACTTCATCTGGCCGGTCTTCGTGCGCGACGGCGAGGGCATCGTGGAGCCGATCGCCTCGATGCCCCGGGTCAACCGGCTCTCGGTCGACAAGGTGGTCGAGGCGGCGCGCGAGGCGCATGCGCTCGGCATCCCGGCGATCTGCCTCTTCCCCTACACCGACCCGGCGAAGAAGACCGAGGACTGCGCCGAGGCCTGGAACCCCGAGAACCTCTCCAACCGCGCCACCCGCGCCATCAAGGAGGCGGTGCCGGAGATCGCGGTGATGACCGACGTGGCGCTCGACCCCTACAACATCACCGGCCATGACGGCTTCACCGAGAATGGCGAGATCGTGAACGACCGCACGGTCGAGGCCCTCGTCAGGCAGGCGCTGAGCCAGGCCCGCGCCGGCGCCGACATCATCGGCCCCTCGGACATGATGGACGGGCGCATCGGCGCGATCCGCTCCGCGCTCGAGGCGGAGGGCTTCCCGAACGTGCTGCTGCTGAGCTACGCCGCCAAGTACGCCTCGGGCTTCTACGGCCCGTTCCGCGACGCCGTCGGCGCCTCGGGCGCGCTCAAGGGCGACAAGCAGAGCTACCAGATGCAGCCGGGCAACTCCGACGAGGCCATGCGCCTGATCGAGCGCGACCTGCAGGAGGGCGCCGACATGATCATGGTCAAGCCCGGCATGCCCTATCTCGACATCTGCCGCCGCGCCAAGGACATGTTCGGCGCGCCGACCTTCGCCTACCAGGTGTCGGGCGAATACGCGATGCTGGCGGGCGCCTTCGAGAACGGCTGGCTCGACCGGGACAAGGTCATGCTCGAGAGCCTCACCGCCTTCAAGCGCGCCGGCTGCGACGGGGTGCTGACCTATTTCGCCCCGGCAGCCGCGCGGCTGCTCAACGGCTAG
- a CDS encoding YSC84-related protein — MIYNRRGLLLGLGATGALAACGNGVGGSGAQTIDARVNATINQMYSQYPGTRDLAAKSAGMLVMPLVTEAGLGLGGAYGRGALRVNNATVDYYSVVKGSGGLQIGAQQYAHVLFFMTQDALGNFRRSPGWAAGANVEYAIPEGGETLAAETTTSLAPIIAVIFGQSGLHMGATLEGVKYTRIIP; from the coding sequence ATGATCTACAACCGACGGGGACTCCTTCTTGGTCTCGGCGCGACCGGTGCGCTGGCGGCCTGCGGCAACGGCGTGGGCGGCAGCGGCGCGCAGACCATCGACGCGCGGGTCAATGCCACGATCAACCAGATGTATTCGCAGTACCCGGGCACCCGCGATCTCGCGGCCAAGTCCGCCGGCATGCTGGTCATGCCGCTGGTCACCGAGGCCGGGCTCGGGCTCGGCGGCGCCTATGGCCGCGGCGCGCTGCGGGTGAACAACGCGACGGTGGACTACTACTCCGTGGTCAAGGGCTCGGGCGGGCTGCAGATCGGCGCGCAGCAATACGCCCACGTGCTCTTCTTCATGACCCAGGACGCGCTCGGCAACTTCCGCCGCTCGCCGGGCTGGGCCGCGGGCGCCAACGTTGAATACGCGATCCCCGAGGGCGGCGAGACGCTGGCGGCCGAGACCACCACCTCGCTCGCGCCGATCATCGCGGTGATCTTCGGCCAGTCGGGCCTGCACATGGGCGCGACGCTCGAGGGCGTGAAATACACCCGGATCATCCCCTGA
- a CDS encoding usg protein: MDESPTELMLKGYGLTTAELFYRMPDYRNVLNTFVWQDYDLAPDHPRLFRFIEFWQDEIEGPLHSVRFTHRKMISAGEWRQVVGEFRYH, translated from the coding sequence ATGGACGAATCCCCGACCGAACTCATGCTGAAGGGCTACGGGCTGACCACCGCGGAGCTCTTCTACCGCATGCCCGACTACCGGAACGTGCTGAACACCTTCGTCTGGCAGGACTATGACCTGGCGCCGGACCATCCGCGCCTGTTCCGCTTCATCGAGTTCTGGCAGGACGAGATCGAGGGGCCGCTGCACTCGGTGCGCTTCACCCATCGCAAGATGATCTCGGCGGGGGAATGGCGGCAGGTGGTGGGCGAGTTCCGCTACCATTGA
- the gyrA gene encoding DNA gyrase subunit A — translation MSDTPETPENEEETPRPERSPHGGPVISIIDEMKSSYLDYAMSVIVSRAIPDLRDGLKPVHRRILYTLWENGQTKSKNYRKCATAVGDVMGRYHPHGDSAVYDALVRMAQDFSMSLPLIDGQGNFGSMDGDPPAAYRYTEARLDRTAEALLEDIEKDTVDFVPNYANERNEPVVLPARYPNVLVNGAEGIAVGMATRIPPHNLGEVIDATLAMIENPDLTSEQLIEYIPAPDFPTGGVILGRSGARKAYLEGRGSVIIRAKTRIEELRRDRYAIVIDEIPYQVNKATMIERIAECVRDKKIEGIAHVQDESDRSGVRVVIELKRDATAEVVLNQLFRFTPMQVSFGCNMLALNGGKPEQLTLRTFLTAFLDFREDVIARRTAFLLNKARERSHVLCGLAVAVANVDEVVATIRSSSDAAEAREKLMTRRWPAAEIAPFIRLIDDPTHKMNDDGTYNLSETQARAILDLRLQRLTQLGVKEVTDELEDLAGKIKEYLEILGSRERILEIISNEMIAVKEQFAVPRRTEIVDWAGDMDDEDLIEREDMVVTVTQSGWIKRTPLADFRAQKRGGKGLSGGGLKEDDVVTQLFVANTHTQLLFFTTDGMAYKLKCWRLPQGGRTSKGKAIVNILPIPQGVSVAAIMPVDRPEDDWDDLQIVFATSKGSVRRNRLSDFTNVMRNGKIAMKFEGEDENTRLINARICSEDDDVMLVTNSGRAIRFPVPDVRVFNSRASTGVRGVRLTNGDEVVSMSVIRHFEADSDERASYLKMRRAMAGIADDAEASDEEEGNADSLLSAERYAEMSAAENLILTVTARGLGKLSSSHDYPIRGRGGMGVTAWEKSMRGGEIVASFPVEMGDQIMLATSTGQSIRVPVEGISFRSRSAGGVKVFNTRDGETVVSVAWIADQDEDEAGAEAGETPGEGASEE, via the coding sequence GTGAGCGACACGCCGGAAACCCCCGAAAACGAAGAAGAAACTCCGCGTCCCGAGCGGAGCCCTCATGGCGGCCCGGTGATCTCGATCATCGACGAGATGAAGTCGAGCTACCTCGACTATGCCATGAGCGTCATCGTCAGCCGCGCGATCCCCGATCTGCGCGACGGCCTGAAACCTGTGCATCGGCGCATTCTCTACACGCTGTGGGAGAACGGGCAGACCAAGTCCAAGAACTACCGCAAGTGCGCGACCGCCGTCGGCGACGTGATGGGCCGCTACCACCCGCACGGCGACTCGGCGGTCTATGACGCGCTCGTCCGCATGGCGCAGGACTTCTCCATGTCGCTGCCGCTGATCGACGGCCAGGGCAACTTCGGCTCGATGGACGGCGATCCGCCCGCGGCCTACCGGTACACCGAGGCGCGCCTCGACCGCACCGCCGAGGCCCTGCTCGAGGACATCGAGAAGGACACGGTGGACTTCGTCCCGAACTACGCCAACGAGCGCAACGAGCCCGTCGTGCTGCCCGCGCGCTATCCTAACGTGCTGGTCAACGGCGCCGAGGGAATCGCGGTCGGCATGGCGACGCGCATCCCGCCGCACAACCTCGGCGAGGTGATCGACGCGACGCTGGCGATGATCGAGAACCCCGATCTCACCTCCGAGCAGCTGATCGAGTACATCCCCGCCCCCGACTTCCCGACCGGCGGCGTGATCCTCGGCCGCTCGGGCGCGCGCAAGGCGTACCTCGAAGGCCGCGGCTCGGTGATCATCCGCGCCAAGACCCGCATCGAGGAGCTGCGCCGCGACCGCTACGCCATCGTCATCGACGAGATCCCCTACCAAGTGAACAAGGCGACGATGATCGAGCGCATCGCCGAATGCGTGCGCGACAAGAAGATCGAGGGCATCGCCCACGTGCAGGACGAGTCCGACCGCTCGGGCGTGCGGGTGGTGATCGAGCTCAAGCGCGACGCCACCGCCGAGGTGGTGCTCAACCAGCTCTTCCGCTTCACCCCGATGCAGGTCAGCTTCGGCTGCAACATGCTGGCGCTGAACGGCGGCAAGCCCGAGCAGCTGACCCTGCGCACCTTCCTCACCGCCTTCCTCGACTTCCGCGAGGACGTGATCGCGCGCCGCACCGCCTTCCTGCTGAACAAGGCCCGCGAGCGCAGCCACGTGCTCTGCGGCCTTGCCGTGGCGGTGGCCAACGTCGACGAGGTCGTGGCGACCATCCGCAGCTCCTCCGATGCCGCCGAGGCGCGCGAGAAGCTGATGACCCGGCGCTGGCCGGCGGCGGAGATCGCGCCCTTCATCCGGCTGATCGACGATCCGACCCACAAGATGAACGACGACGGGACCTACAACCTGTCCGAGACGCAGGCCCGCGCCATCCTCGACCTGCGCCTGCAGCGCCTGACCCAGCTCGGCGTCAAGGAGGTCACCGACGAGCTCGAGGATCTCGCCGGCAAGATCAAGGAATACCTCGAGATCCTCGGCAGCCGCGAGCGCATCCTCGAGATCATCTCGAACGAGATGATCGCGGTGAAGGAGCAGTTCGCCGTTCCGCGCCGCACCGAGATCGTCGACTGGGCCGGCGACATGGACGACGAGGACCTGATCGAGCGCGAGGACATGGTGGTCACGGTCACCCAGTCGGGCTGGATCAAGCGCACCCCGCTCGCCGATTTCCGCGCCCAGAAGCGCGGCGGCAAGGGCCTCTCGGGCGGCGGCCTCAAGGAAGACGACGTCGTCACCCAGCTCTTCGTGGCCAACACCCACACGCAGCTGCTGTTCTTCACCACCGACGGCATGGCCTACAAGCTCAAGTGCTGGCGCCTGCCGCAGGGTGGCCGTACGTCGAAGGGCAAGGCGATCGTCAACATCTTGCCGATCCCGCAGGGCGTGTCGGTGGCGGCGATCATGCCGGTAGACCGCCCCGAGGATGACTGGGACGACCTGCAGATCGTCTTCGCCACCTCCAAGGGCTCGGTGCGCCGCAACCGCCTGTCGGACTTCACCAACGTCATGCGCAACGGCAAGATCGCGATGAAGTTCGAGGGCGAGGACGAGAACACCCGCCTGATCAACGCGCGCATCTGCTCGGAAGATGACGACGTGATGCTGGTCACCAACTCCGGCCGCGCCATCCGCTTCCCGGTGCCCGACGTACGCGTCTTCAACTCGCGCGCCTCGACCGGCGTGCGCGGCGTGCGCCTGACCAACGGCGACGAGGTCGTGTCGATGTCGGTGATCCGCCACTTCGAGGCGGACTCGGACGAGCGCGCCTCCTACCTCAAGATGCGCCGCGCCATGGCGGGCATCGCCGATGACGCCGAGGCCTCGGACGAGGAGGAGGGCAACGCAGACAGCCTGCTCTCCGCCGAGCGCTACGCCGAGATGTCGGCGGCCGAGAACCTGATCCTGACGGTGACGGCGCGCGGCCTCGGCAAGCTCTCGTCGAGCCACGACTACCCGATCCGCGGGCGTGGCGGCATGGGCGTCACCGCCTGGGAGAAATCCATGCGCGGCGGCGAGATCGTGGCCTCCTTCCCGGTCGAGATGGGCGACCAGATCATGCTCGCCACCTCCACCGGCCAGTCGATCCGGGTTCCGGTCGAGGGCATCTCGTTCCGCTCGCGCAGCGCCGGCGGGGTGAAGGTGTTCAACACCCGCGACGGCGAGACCGTGGTCTCGGTGGCGTGGATCGCCGACCAGGACGAGGACGAGGCCGGCGCAGAGGCTGGCGAGACCCCGGGCGAAGGCGCCTCCGAGGAATAA
- a CDS encoding M48 family metalloprotease yields MLKLTPILLAIAYAVLAYRFSAWRTARELDARSTELADPRLKALTDRMAAALDLPRIRVNIYEIEPVNGLAAPDGRIFITRGFYNRYKSGEVSAEELSSVIAHELGHVALGHSRRRMIDFSGQNAIRTVLVMVLARLVPGLGPLIANTLTSLLAARLSRGDEYEADAYAAALLHKAGIGVGPQKSLFEKLERLTAGGTRSIPAWLLSHPKTAERIAALERLEARWAAVQG; encoded by the coding sequence ATGCTGAAGCTCACCCCCATCCTGCTCGCCATCGCCTATGCCGTCCTCGCCTACCGCTTCTCGGCCTGGCGCACGGCGCGGGAACTCGACGCGCGCTCGACCGAACTTGCCGACCCGCGACTCAAGGCGCTGACCGACCGCATGGCGGCGGCGCTCGACCTGCCGCGCATCCGGGTGAACATCTACGAGATCGAGCCGGTCAACGGGCTGGCCGCGCCGGACGGGCGCATCTTCATCACCCGCGGCTTCTACAACCGCTACAAGTCCGGCGAGGTCAGCGCCGAGGAGCTGTCCTCGGTGATCGCGCACGAGCTCGGGCACGTGGCGCTGGGACATTCGCGGCGGCGGATGATCGACTTCTCCGGGCAGAACGCGATCCGCACCGTGCTCGTCATGGTGCTGGCGCGGCTGGTGCCGGGGCTGGGTCCGCTCATCGCCAACACGCTGACCTCGCTGCTGGCGGCGCGGCTCTCGCGCGGCGACGAGTACGAGGCCGATGCCTATGCCGCCGCGCTGCTGCACAAGGCCGGGATCGGCGTCGGGCCACAGAAATCGCTCTTCGAGAAGCTCGAGCGGCTGACCGCGGGCGGCACGCGCAGCATTCCCGCCTGGCTGCTGTCGCACCCCAAGACGGCGGAGCGGATCGCGGCGCTGGAACGGCTCGAGGCGCGGTGGGCGGCGGTGCAGGGCTGA
- a CDS encoding DoxX family membrane protein codes for MDTTVTRLAPTVLGLAARLVFAATLAGYFWSSALTKIDGFTLSPNAYAQIFPRAMEAAGYDPGKLGLFAHLVVAAGTAAEFILPLLLVLGLGTRLAALGMIGFLLVMSLTDIFGHGVDAATIGALFDRQPDAPILDQRLLWAFLMLVLVFTGGGALSLDRLLRRRVLRR; via the coding sequence ATGGACACCACCGTCACCCGGCTTGCCCCCACGGTGCTGGGCCTCGCGGCGCGGCTGGTCTTCGCCGCCACGCTGGCCGGGTATTTCTGGTCATCGGCGCTGACCAAGATCGACGGCTTCACCCTCTCGCCGAACGCCTACGCGCAGATCTTCCCCCGCGCGATGGAGGCGGCGGGCTACGACCCCGGCAAGCTCGGCCTCTTCGCGCACCTCGTGGTCGCCGCCGGCACCGCCGCGGAATTCATCCTGCCGCTGCTGCTGGTCCTCGGGCTCGGCACACGGCTCGCCGCACTGGGGATGATCGGCTTCCTGCTGGTGATGAGCCTCACCGACATCTTCGGCCACGGGGTCGACGCCGCCACCATAGGCGCGCTCTTCGACCGCCAGCCCGACGCGCCGATCCTCGACCAGCGGCTGCTCTGGGCGTTCCTGATGCTGGTGCTGGTCTTCACCGGCGGCGGGGCGCTGTCGCTCGACCGCCTGCTGCGCCGCCGCGTCCTGCGGCGCTGA
- a CDS encoding DNA-binding domain-containing protein produces the protein MSGQGLFAGALLAPEAARPQTLRDPSGAPATRRFDVYRNNVAVALTEALAAAFPAVQQLVGEAYFAAMARDFARAHPPRSPVMAIYGADLPDWMERFPPLAALPYLPEVARIEQARREASQSADAAPLDPRALGALSPEALAAFRPRPHPATRILRTRYPALAIWARNAGRPELAQSPPGEVLVTRPALALRICAAPEGTRATLHALAAGQPLGAALPAGTDHGAIFACLFSAGALGQEEGTEP, from the coding sequence ATGAGCGGGCAGGGCCTCTTTGCGGGCGCGCTGCTGGCGCCGGAGGCCGCGCGGCCGCAAACCTTGCGCGATCCCTCGGGCGCGCCGGCGACGCGGCGTTTTGACGTCTACCGCAACAACGTCGCCGTCGCGCTCACCGAGGCGCTCGCCGCCGCCTTCCCCGCCGTGCAGCAACTGGTGGGCGAGGCCTATTTCGCCGCCATGGCGCGCGACTTCGCCCGCGCGCATCCGCCGCGCAGCCCGGTCATGGCGATCTACGGCGCCGACCTGCCGGACTGGATGGAGCGGTTCCCGCCGCTTGCCGCGCTGCCCTACCTGCCCGAGGTCGCCCGCATCGAGCAGGCGCGGCGCGAGGCCAGCCAGTCCGCCGATGCCGCGCCGCTCGATCCGCGCGCGCTGGGGGCCCTGTCTCCCGAGGCGCTGGCCGCGTTCCGCCCGCGCCCGCATCCCGCGACGCGCATCCTGCGGACCCGCTATCCGGCGCTTGCCATCTGGGCGCGCAATGCCGGGCGACCGGAACTCGCGCAGAGCCCGCCCGGCGAGGTGCTGGTCACCCGCCCCGCGCTGGCCCTGCGGATCTGCGCCGCCCCGGAGGGCACCCGCGCGACGCTTCACGCATTGGCGGCGGGCCAGCCGCTCGGCGCGGCCCTGCCCGCCGGGACGGACCATGGAGCAATCTTTGCCTGCCTCTTCAGCGCGGGCGCCCTTGGCCAAGAGGAAGGAACGGAACCATGA